One Dioscorea cayenensis subsp. rotundata cultivar TDr96_F1 chromosome 19, TDr96_F1_v2_PseudoChromosome.rev07_lg8_w22 25.fasta, whole genome shotgun sequence genomic window, GGTTATCAATAGAAGGTTTTGCCAAATTGGGATTAcatttaaaacattaaacatTGATCAAACTGAACATTTAAACCATACAATTTTGGAAACCAAAAAAATGATCATGTTTCATCATGTGAATTAAGTGATCCTGGGAGCAAGGTGGAGATCACAAACATGGAATCAAACTTTCGGTTCCCTTTGCAGAACGCCATCACGATATATATGCCACTTTTGGTATCTTTGATGCCCGGGTAGAACTGGTCTCAGTCGAGGTGCATCTTTGCATTCCGAACTACAGCACCCTCTGAATTTGTCGACACAAGTCTTACATGATCTGAAAAAGGATGGGCCAAACATAATAAGTATGTAAATGTTATGCAAACCAGAATATTTGGCTTCTCATCGATATTAATCTTATAAAGCTTTAACATAATTGACttacaaaaagagaaagttGCAATCAATATTTGCGCAATTCCGATGCTTGAACACAAGCAATTCTGATCCGCATAAATAGCATCTTGCAAAAGTACTGCCTTCAAAGATAATTTTAGGCCTTGTTTCGGCAATGGCTTCAGGTTTGTAGGCAGATGGTGGCAAAGAAAGTCGGGAGTCAAAAACAAACAGGTTTCCCACCCAATCGGCAGGGCCTTCGTTCTTGAGGTAATTGGAAACACCGCCACTCAATGTGTACAAGTTTTGGAAACCTTTGTGTCTGAAATTGGATGGGTTGAAATAGAGTAAGGCTGTCCCCTTAATTGATGTCATTAAGCAGATTTAGAAGATAATGAGTTTTAGTTGTTACCTAAGAATTGCAGAATATACGTCACAACGAATGCCACCAGTGCAATACATCAGTATATCTGTATTTTCCTTATCAATTTGGGCCAGTGAATCTGATGCAACTTCCTAAAATGAAGCAATGTGGTACATATTTAGCATTGATTCCACATGAAAAACATTATCATACCTAAGAACACTATGATGTGAAACATTTTAGAATGTTAAGCAAGGGTAAATAGATAGAGTTGAGATGTATACATGTATGAAATGGTAGATGACCAAATCAAACTGATGCTGCAGTCAGGTGTGGAGGTTTCACTCATCATACAATTAGAGCTTATTGGACCTGATTTTGTATGTAAAGTGAAGAAAATTTTGATGGCTGTTTTGAAGAGAGTGTGCAAGTTCTCAAGCACAAAAATTACTGAGTTAGAATAATATTGACCTGGCTCACATTTTCAAGACCTTTAAAAGggcaatatttcaaaaatcagTTAGATGactaaagagaaaaaaagactAATGCATTTTGCAAGTTTCTAGGATTGAGGAACCTAGTTAATGTCTAGTTTtgttacaaaacaaaaaaaaatttcgtccCTTCAAATTTAGTATCATAGCACTGACCCAGAAATCCAATGTCTAGAAATCCATTCCCATTTCATGATATGGCCATCATTTACAAATGAAGAACACAGGctcaaagtaaaaatatatatatatttttctatttcacCTTATACAACATGAAAGTAAATCTTTTCAAAGTACAGTAAAGAAAGCTCACATTTAACTGTTTTAAGGATCCTATTACGGCAAAAGGATAATAGTTGAGACCTATTACACCTTTCAACAAATGCATGATGGCATACCTCTTGCCCTGAGAGTCCAAACGATGTGTTTCGAAAACTGTCAACATTAGGTCGTTCAGCTCCGTGAAAATGACCTACATCCCATTCATAGCCTGGACAATAGCAACTTTGTACTCAAATCAGCTAGTACAATTACATATTGATTGAGAACTACCTAATATAGTCAGACATTGCAAAACTAAATTGTAATGATAAAGTCAAACAAATTGTATAATTTATTGGCAAACAGGATGCCTGATGCACAGTTCTCTTGTAAGAAATGTAGATAAGTGAAATAAAGAGGATTAATTTGTAATGATCCTAAGAACGATACAAACTTCGACAGGTTTGTGTATTATGCAGCAAGATAACAGATATACTGCGTTACTAATAACAGGACTAAAGCAAGTCATTCATCCAGTAAATAATGACATCAGGAAGTTAACTACTATACCATTCAGAAACAATACTTTAAACTAAATGAGAAGGAAGTTACCATTTCTTACATCCAATAGAAGAGACTTCCTGCCAAGAAATACAGCATCTTCTTGGCTAAATGGCTTCCCAGCTTTGTTCATAGCTTGCATTCTTTCTCTCCATTCAAATGGAGCCAATGGGGTGGCTCGCATATTAGGGTCTAGCAAAGGAAGATCAGATGTGCCGCCTTCAACCTGAAAAATAAATTGCAGAAGTTGATAGAGATTGACCATAAAAGGATATCAACAATTGGAAAGACAGGTTTACAAAATGCATAGAACATAAAATAAACCAGCACACTAAGTTGTACATTTGAAAAAAGGAGTGgccatttagaaaaaaaattgggcAAGCAAGAAAAGCAAATTCGTATACATGCCACAcaggaaataaaaaatagaattatttttGGGTGATGGAGGGGGGATCTTGCCTGTACAAGAGAGGATTTATACCGCACTCTCAGTCGTGGAAAAGCATGTCCAGTTGTAGTTGGTGAAATCTGGACCAATATATCTGAGAATCTATCATCATCTTTAATCCAGTCAACATATGCCAAAGCATATTTGGTTGGTCCACTGAACTGCATAAAGACTGAAGTTAGtatttacaaaaacatagatagGAAAAAATGCAGACTAAACATGGTTGGTGTGACAAATTTTGCTGCCAAATGTGCACCATCTTTggataaagaaaaatatcacACAAAACATTTACCAAATGAGAGTAAATTTCCACTGGAATGTAAAAGTGGACCAACTAATGGGCACTTTCAGGCAGCCAAAACCTCAATATTTAGCAAAttgattggaaaaaaaaaatctctgcCTCACGACAGTGTCCAGGACGTATCTTTTAAGTAAATTtcatatcatgtaaataaatttgaatagaCCCTGATAGTATTGGGAAGGATATATCCcacttttattcttttttatttattatttatttatcttgatGTTATGAATATATGTGACCACAAATAAACTTCAAAGATTTATAACCAAAATGAAAGAACCccatttcttctattttttttttccaaggtGCCTAGTTTTTGTTCGAAAAGTTTACCTCATAATTTATAATCCCACCTTTTGCAAAGTACGCTCATGTCTTTTTCTATTTCAGATTTAAggaatcttaattttttttttaaataaaaaaaaagggatacaAATATTGACCTAATCAATCCAATCTGGATGAACAGATTGCATCAGTAGCATGCTTCTAAAATAGGAAGATGAATGAATGTGTTTACATGAAAGAGATCCCTAATTACCATAGAAAGCTTGAACACTATCAAAATTGGTCGAAAGGCATTGAGAAAACAATAGTTTATGATTTGAATTCATACTTCTAAAATAGGAAGATGAATGAATGTGTTTACATGAAAGAGATACCTAATTACCTTAGAAAGCTTGAACACTATCAAAATTGGTCAAAAGGCATTGAGAAAACCGTAATTTATGATTTGAAATTCACTAGCATGAACAAAACAAGGACTCAGGCGGTTAAC contains:
- the LOC120283333 gene encoding rhodanese-like domain-containing protein 8, chloroplastic, with the protein product MATWSCAGVLVGEPPALRRRIAFSCPPIFPILTSFRRFKYRSRAQPTWRRRTVLSLAFARGGDDEVAVLASVTAAAAEEKEEEDVGFLVVNFYKFVLIEDPLVEVSKHLSFLQGLDIHGRIYLSEQGINAQFSGPTKYALAYVDWIKDDDRFSDILVQISPTTTGHAFPRLRVRYKSSLVQVEGGTSDLPLLDPNMRATPLAPFEWRERMQAMNKAGKPFSQEDAVFLGRKSLLLDVRNGYEWDVGHFHGAERPNVDSFRNTSFGLSGQEEVASDSLAQIDKENTDILMYCTGGIRCDVYSAILRHKGFQNLYTLSGGVSNYLKNEGPADWVGNLFVFDSRLSLPPSAYKPEAIAETRPKIIFEGSTFARCYLCGSELLVFKHRNCANIDCNFLFLSCKTCVDKFRGCCSSECKDAPRLRPVLPGHQRYQKWHIYRDGVLQREPKV